The nucleotide window CCGACTTTAATCGCAATAAACGCAGATGTGCCGCCGCTCGCTCCGGAGGAACGTGGCAAGCGTGTAACAATAACCCCCATCTTCCTTCGCGGGTGGTAAGACGGTCGAATCGTTCCGCGGGAAGCAGTTCTGCCTTTTGGATGTGCTCCCAGCAGTGAAATGGCGGCAGGTGGGGTAACAGGTCCCACTCCTGCAAATACTGCACTGCGATGGAAGGAGATTTCACCGACCACACTTTCTCCAACTCCGCCGTCACCCGTTCCACGGCCAGGTGTCTGAGGATATGACGCATTCGGCAGATGGCATGGCCTGTCTCGTCAGTAATCCGGAATCCCAGCTGAGCACTGAATCGAACTGCCCGCAACATGCGCAACGCATCCTCTGCAAATCGCTCTTCTGCGTTTCCAACAGTTCGGATTCGTCTCTCTTTCAAGTCTTTCTGTCCACCAAACGGATCATACAGACGCCCCTCTCGATCCATCGCCATCGCATTGACGGTAAAATCCCGCCGTGCTAGATCGTCCTCCAAACGGGAAACAAAGACCACTTTGTCGGGTCGGCGATGATCCGAGTAGCCTGTCTCAACCCGAAAAGTGGTCACCTCCACCGGTTGCCCGTCGAGAATCACGGTCACGGTTCCATGCTTCAGACCTGTCGCTGCCGTACGGGGAAACAACGCCTGTACCGTTTCCGGCCGGGCATCCGTTGTGACGTCATAGTCCTTTGGCTGTTT belongs to Polycladomyces subterraneus and includes:
- a CDS encoding CCA tRNA nucleotidyltransferase — translated: MDPRKAALWVMERLESAGYQAYLVGGCVRDELLGKQPKDYDVTTDARPETVQALFPRTAATGLKHGTVTVILDGQPVEVTTFRVETGYSDHRRPDKVVFVSRLEDDLARRDFTVNAMAMDREGRLYDPFGGQKDLKERRIRTVGNAEERFAEDALRMLRAVRFSAQLGFRITDETGHAICRMRHILRHLAVERVTAELEKVWSVKSPSIAVQYLQEWDLLPHLPPFHCWEHIQKAELLPAERFDRLTTREGRWGLLLHACHVPPERAAAHLRLLRLKSADVKMIGGIYQLAFDCPNWQMISPTEGKRLLFRQGTEPVLQSLQWSRVMGHIDTETAERLEVLFERWAKEMPVRQLSDLAIDGSDLIRATGCPPGRWVGQALAYLLEQVALGRLPNDRSRLLEEGRQFGK